The Calditerrivibrio nitroreducens DSM 19672 genome window below encodes:
- a CDS encoding argininosuccinate synthase: MSREKVVLAYSGGLDTSVILKWLDLKGYDVVAYVADLGQRDDFKAIEEKAYKSGAKEFYVVDLKDYFVRDFVFTAIKFNAMYEGRYLMGTSLARPVIAKGMVDIARKTGAKYIAHGATGKGNDQVRFELSAAALYPELKAIVPWRDPEFFNVIKGRKEAMDFAREHGIPVKATADKPWSSDENLMHISFEAGILEDPSMRPPKDMFELTIDPVDAPNEPEQIEIEFEKGAPVKVNGKAYSPAELLKVVNALGSKHGIGRVDMVESRYVGMKSRGVYETPGATILMAAHRDLEGLTLDGSLINLKDTLMPRFSHLVYAGYWFTHEMECLRTFLEKTQEFVTGKVRLELYKGNVYYIGRESEYSLYDKLVVSMDDDLGAYNQTDATGFIKLHALPIKAHAKRLAKFGKNIIG; this comes from the coding sequence ATGAGTAGAGAAAAGGTGGTATTGGCTTACTCAGGGGGGCTTGACACCTCTGTCATATTAAAATGGCTCGACCTTAAGGGTTACGATGTTGTTGCCTATGTTGCAGATCTGGGACAGAGGGATGACTTTAAAGCGATTGAGGAAAAGGCCTATAAATCAGGTGCTAAAGAATTTTACGTTGTCGATCTAAAGGATTACTTTGTAAGAGATTTCGTTTTTACTGCAATAAAGTTTAATGCCATGTATGAAGGTAGATATCTTATGGGGACATCCCTTGCAAGACCAGTTATAGCAAAGGGGATGGTGGATATTGCCAGAAAGACAGGGGCAAAATATATCGCCCACGGTGCAACCGGTAAGGGGAATGACCAGGTGAGGTTTGAACTGTCTGCTGCAGCACTCTATCCTGAGCTTAAGGCCATTGTGCCCTGGAGGGATCCAGAATTTTTTAACGTAATAAAAGGAAGAAAAGAAGCTATGGACTTCGCCAGAGAGCATGGAATACCAGTAAAAGCTACTGCAGACAAACCATGGAGTTCTGATGAAAATCTTATGCATATAAGCTTTGAGGCTGGAATACTTGAAGATCCTTCCATGAGGCCCCCCAAAGATATGTTTGAGCTTACCATAGATCCCGTAGATGCCCCTAATGAACCTGAGCAGATCGAGATAGAATTTGAAAAAGGTGCACCAGTAAAGGTAAATGGAAAAGCTTATTCCCCGGCAGAGCTTTTGAAGGTGGTAAATGCTCTTGGTTCCAAACATGGTATAGGAAGGGTTGATATGGTTGAAAGCCGTTATGTGGGGATGAAATCAAGGGGTGTTTACGAAACTCCAGGAGCCACAATACTTATGGCTGCCCATAGAGACCTCGAAGGGCTTACTCTGGATGGATCTTTGATAAATCTTAAAGATACACTTATGCCGAGATTTTCCCACCTCGTGTATGCCGGGTACTGGTTTACCCACGAAATGGAGTGTTTGAGGACATTTTTGGAGAAAACTCAGGAATTTGTCACTGGTAAAGTTAGATTGGAGCTTTACAAAGGGAATGTTTACTACATAGGTAGAGAGTCCGAATACTCCCTTTATGATAAGCTTGTGGTATCTATGGATGATGATCTTGGTGCATATAATCAAACAGATGCCACAGGATTTATAAAGCTACATGCGCTTCCTATAAAAGCCCATGCAAAAAGGCTTGCTAAATTTGGTAAAAACATAATCGGGTGA
- the glyQ gene encoding glycine--tRNA ligase subunit alpha: MYFQDVILKLQEFWARNGCIIYQPYDIEVGAGTFNPATFLRCLGPEPWNVAYVEPSRRPTDGRYGENPNRLQHYYQFQVILKPSPDNIQDLYLDSLKQLGIDPLEHDIRFVEDDWESPTLGAWGLGWEVWLDGMEITQFTYFQQAGGIDLKPVSGEITYGLERITMYLQGVESVFDLKWNENVTYGDVYHRNEVEFSRFNFEEADVEMNFKLFEMYEKECVRLVEKGLVLPAYDFCLKCSHTFNLLDARNAISVTERTGYIGRVRNLAKLCAEGYLKSREEMGFPLLRKANK; encoded by the coding sequence ATGTATTTTCAGGATGTAATTCTTAAATTACAGGAGTTTTGGGCCAGGAATGGGTGTATAATTTATCAACCGTACGATATAGAGGTTGGGGCAGGTACATTCAACCCTGCCACTTTTTTGAGATGTCTTGGGCCTGAACCCTGGAATGTGGCTTATGTGGAACCCAGCAGAAGACCCACAGATGGTAGATATGGTGAAAATCCAAACAGATTACAGCATTATTACCAGTTTCAGGTGATTTTAAAGCCCTCTCCGGATAACATACAGGATTTATACCTGGATAGTTTAAAACAGCTTGGTATAGATCCGCTGGAGCATGATATCAGGTTTGTGGAGGATGATTGGGAATCTCCAACACTTGGTGCATGGGGATTGGGCTGGGAGGTCTGGCTTGATGGTATGGAGATTACCCAGTTTACATACTTTCAACAGGCTGGCGGTATCGATTTAAAACCGGTTTCGGGTGAAATAACATATGGTCTCGAAAGGATTACTATGTATCTTCAGGGAGTGGAGTCTGTTTTTGATCTAAAATGGAATGAAAATGTCACATACGGGGATGTTTACCATAGAAACGAAGTGGAATTTTCAAGATTCAATTTTGAAGAAGCGGATGTGGAGATGAATTTCAAGCTTTTCGAGATGTACGAAAAGGAGTGCGTAAGGCTTGTGGAAAAAGGATTAGTTTTGCCAGCTTATGATTTCTGTCTAAAGTGTAGTCATACATTTAATCTACTGGATGCAAGAAATGCCATCTCCGTAACAGAAAGAACTGGGTACATCGGAAGGGTAAGAAATCTCGCTAAGCTCTGTGCTGAGGGGTATCTTAAATCAAGAGAGGAGATGGGATTTCCGCTTCTAAGAAAAGCTAATAAATAG
- the elbB gene encoding isoprenoid biosynthesis glyoxalase ElbB, translating into MAKPKVAVVLSGCGVYDGSEIHEAVLTMYFLDKYGAELVMAAPDIPQYHVVNHLTGEEAKGETRNVLVESARIARGNIKNLKDLNVSEVDAVVFPGGFGAAKNLTTFAFDGADCKIDPEVARVVQETVKAKKPLAAVCISPVLLAKALSGLKIDPKLTIGTDTGVASAIEKLGGKHISCPVKEAVVDKENKIITTPAYMLGKSISEVATGIEDMVKKLFEML; encoded by the coding sequence ATGGCAAAACCAAAAGTAGCAGTTGTACTGAGCGGATGTGGCGTTTATGATGGAAGTGAAATCCATGAAGCCGTTTTAACTATGTATTTTCTGGACAAGTATGGTGCGGAGCTTGTAATGGCAGCGCCTGATATCCCCCAGTATCACGTTGTAAACCATCTAACTGGGGAAGAGGCAAAAGGTGAAACAAGAAATGTTCTGGTGGAATCGGCAAGGATAGCAAGGGGTAATATCAAAAATTTGAAAGATCTAAATGTTTCAGAAGTGGATGCTGTTGTCTTCCCGGGTGGATTTGGTGCCGCCAAAAACCTCACCACTTTTGCTTTCGATGGTGCAGATTGCAAAATAGATCCGGAAGTGGCAAGAGTCGTTCAGGAAACAGTAAAAGCTAAAAAACCTCTTGCGGCAGTTTGTATATCTCCCGTTTTACTTGCCAAGGCATTATCCGGCTTAAAAATCGATCCAAAACTCACCATAGGTACAGACACAGGAGTTGCCTCCGCCATCGAAAAACTTGGTGGTAAGCATATCTCTTGTCCTGTTAAAGAAGCTGTGGTGGATAAAGAAAACAAAATAATCACCACACCGGCTTATATGCTTGGAAAGAGTATATCAGAAGTGGCCACAGGAATAGAAGATATGGTAAAGAAATTATTCGAAATGCTTTAA